In the Candidatus Saccharibacteria bacterium oral taxon 488 genome, one interval contains:
- a CDS encoding type IV secretion system protein has product MFDFVDIFTSNLVFFADAAGAIKTVRDYVLPTAKILSGIASLACAFFLAHAGYIYITSSGKPDRMEHAKSIAKKAVIGLVIVLAAVTIVSILNGSYQAVQNPNDANLPNLQAVTPKSENNGLIEMIIKAVTGLLSSIINAIASPFLSALEFFTKSTPLMASNKAVFNLWLAIVGIADVLLILVVALVGFQVMSASSFGFDEVEVKHLLPRIALIFLLMNTSIFLIDGIISLSNVLISAVNQISGASTVWSTLIKVVEKTSGQGVAALLIMVAFLICSVILLVYYVMRLITLFIGTVLSPLVSMLWLVPGFRDFAETSMKTFLSTIFVLFVHVVILQLASSLFSGMATSGSNNAFPDTLMAMVAGIATILTLLKVQGVMIQFSFVSMGARNLKKLGGQFMNGVGYMTGTGSKVAHKTTQRVKNTTHAAKKARVHSTLETVARQTKSPMKVSYLNKKGDAEITYAVNPRSKNNPTVVNMPESKPLKTGTTYRAGSKIKSTKQRGKKS; this is encoded by the coding sequence ATGTTCGACTTTGTCGATATTTTCACTAGCAATTTAGTATTCTTTGCCGATGCGGCTGGCGCCATAAAAACCGTGCGCGACTATGTTTTGCCGACAGCCAAAATCTTATCGGGCATTGCGTCGCTGGCTTGCGCTTTCTTTTTGGCGCATGCTGGCTATATTTACATAACCAGCAGCGGCAAACCAGACCGCATGGAGCACGCTAAAAGTATCGCCAAGAAAGCGGTGATCGGGCTGGTCATCGTACTGGCTGCCGTGACAATAGTTTCTATCCTTAATGGTTCGTATCAAGCGGTGCAAAATCCAAATGACGCAAACCTACCGAACCTACAGGCAGTCACGCCCAAATCAGAAAACAACGGCTTGATCGAGATGATCATCAAAGCTGTGACGGGGCTATTGTCGTCGATCATTAACGCCATAGCCTCGCCATTTTTGAGCGCGCTAGAATTTTTCACCAAATCGACGCCGTTGATGGCGAGCAATAAAGCCGTGTTTAATCTATGGCTAGCGATTGTCGGCATCGCTGATGTGCTGTTAATTTTAGTTGTGGCGCTAGTCGGATTTCAGGTCATGAGCGCGTCGAGTTTTGGTTTTGACGAAGTTGAAGTCAAGCACCTACTGCCACGCATAGCGCTGATATTTTTGCTGATGAACACCTCGATATTTTTGATTGATGGCATCATTAGTTTATCCAACGTTCTCATCTCGGCAGTCAACCAAATTTCGGGTGCATCGACCGTCTGGAGTACGCTCATCAAAGTTGTCGAAAAAACGTCTGGTCAGGGCGTGGCGGCGCTGCTGATCATGGTGGCTTTTCTGATTTGCTCGGTCATATTGTTGGTGTATTATGTTATGCGTTTAATCACTTTATTTATCGGCACTGTCCTGTCACCGCTGGTAAGTATGTTGTGGTTAGTGCCGGGGTTTCGTGATTTTGCCGAAACTTCGATGAAGACGTTCTTATCAACAATTTTCGTTTTGTTTGTCCATGTGGTTATATTGCAATTAGCGTCGTCGCTGTTTTCTGGTATGGCGACTAGCGGCAGTAACAATGCATTTCCCGACACCTTGATGGCGATGGTAGCAGGCATAGCAACTATTCTGACTTTATTAAAAGTTCAAGGCGTGATGATACAATTTAGTTTCGTTAGTATGGGTGCGCGCAATCTAAAGAAGCTGGGTGGTCAGTTTATGAACGGCGTCGGCTACATGACAGGCACTGGCTCGAAAGTGGCGCACAAAACGACCCAGCGCGTGAAGAATACCACTCACGCCGCCAAAAAAGCCCGGGTTCACTCGACTCTCGAAACGGTGGCGCGTCAAACAAAGTCGCCGATGAAAGTGAGTTATCTAAACAAAAAAGGCGACGCGGAAATCACCTACGCCGTAAATCCGCGCAGCAAAAATAATCCAACCGTTGTTAATATGCCTGAATCAAAACCACTCAAAACCGGCACAACTTACCGTGCCGGATCGAAAATAAAATCGACTAAACAGCGAGGTAAAAAATCATGA